In Frankiaceae bacterium, one genomic interval encodes:
- the nuoH gene encoding NADH-quinone oxidoreductase subunit NuoH, producing MLAFQDPEVPTAFGNDSLIVIIVKVLVIFAMLPVITLLTIWAERRIVARMQQRSGPNRVGPFGLLQSLADGIKLFLKEDIRPRSADRIVYLLAPIMSTIPAFLAMSVIPFGPSVTIGGTTTPLQLTDLPVGVLFILAMSSIGVYGVVLAGWSSGSAYPLLGALRSSAQMISYEVAMGLSFVAVFLYAGTLSTSEIVAAQESRWFIASLPISFAIYCVAAVGETNRAPFDLPEAESELVAGFHTEYSSVKFALFFLSEYINMVTVSALATTMFLGGWMPPPIPGLSGLDSGFWPLLWFFLKVSLFLFGFIWLRGTLPRYRYDQFMQLGWKRLVPFALGWVLVVATARTAVNEFSRQQLVTALGVAVVIVLVIAALPWGSDDAKERKDARRV from the coding sequence CTGCTGGCGTTCCAGGACCCCGAGGTGCCGACGGCGTTCGGCAACGACTCGCTGATCGTCATCATCGTCAAGGTCCTCGTGATCTTCGCGATGCTGCCGGTCATCACGCTGCTCACGATCTGGGCCGAGCGCCGCATCGTCGCGCGGATGCAGCAGCGTTCGGGACCCAACCGCGTCGGCCCGTTCGGACTGCTGCAGAGCCTCGCCGACGGCATCAAGCTGTTCCTCAAGGAGGACATCCGCCCGCGCTCCGCGGACCGGATCGTCTACCTGCTCGCGCCGATCATGTCCACGATCCCGGCGTTCCTCGCGATGTCCGTGATCCCGTTCGGGCCCTCGGTCACGATCGGCGGCACGACGACGCCGTTGCAGCTCACCGACCTGCCGGTGGGCGTGCTGTTCATCCTCGCGATGTCGAGCATCGGCGTGTACGGCGTCGTCCTCGCCGGCTGGTCGAGCGGCTCGGCGTACCCGCTGCTCGGTGCGCTCCGCTCGTCGGCGCAGATGATCTCGTACGAGGTCGCGATGGGCCTGTCGTTCGTCGCGGTCTTCCTCTACGCGGGGACGCTCTCGACGAGCGAGATCGTCGCCGCGCAGGAGTCGCGGTGGTTCATCGCGTCGCTGCCGATCTCGTTCGCCATCTACTGCGTCGCGGCGGTCGGCGAGACCAACCGCGCGCCGTTCGACCTGCCGGAGGCCGAGAGCGAGCTCGTCGCCGGCTTCCACACGGAGTACAGCAGCGTGAAGTTCGCGCTGTTCTTCCTCTCCGAGTACATCAACATGGTCACCGTCTCGGCGCTGGCCACGACGATGTTCCTCGGTGGCTGGATGCCGCCGCCGATCCCCGGCCTGTCGGGTCTCGACTCGGGCTTCTGGCCGCTGCTGTGGTTCTTCCTCAAGGTGTCGCTGTTCCTCTTCGGCTTCATCTGGCTGCGCGGCACGCTGCCGCGGTACCGGTACGACCAGTTCATGCAGCTCGGCTGGAAGCGGCTGGTGCCGTTCGCGCTGGGCTGGGTGCTCGTCGTCGCGACCGCGCGCACCGCCGTCAACGAGTTCTCCCGCCAGCAGCTCGTGACCGCGCTCGGCGTCGCCGTCGTCATCGTGCTCGTCATCGCGGCGCTGCCGTGGGGCTCCGACGACGCCAAGGAGCGGAAGGACGCCCGACGTGTTTGA
- a CDS encoding NADH-quinone oxidoreductase subunit G — MTEAPVQTDTVTLTIDGVEVTVPKNTLIIRAAEQMGVQIPRFCDHPLLDPVGACRQCIVDVEGQRKPLTACTTTVADGMVVRTQMTSDVARKAQEGTLELLLINHPLDCPICDKGGECPLQNQTLTNGPGESRFVDQKRTYPKPLAISSQVLLDRERCVLCARCTRFSQQIAGDPFIELFERGALEQVAIYADEPFESYFSGNTVQICPVGALTGASYRFRARPFDLVSTPGACEHCASGCAMRVDARRNTVLRRLAGNDPDVNEEWNCDKGRWAFTYATQPDRLTSPMVREGHALREASWAEAIERAAQGLKASRRSGVLTGGRLSVEDAYAYAKLARLGLRTNNVDFRTRAGSAEEDAFLASEIAGKPLHVTYADLDAAPAVLLAGLEPEEESPIVFLRLRKAARKNATKVYAVTPMATESLRKMWATPLLAAPGEEAAVLAGAAEHLSAPGSVILVGERLAASPGALAAAVALAHSTGAKLGWVPRRAGDRGALDVGAFPSLLPGGRPVSDEAARAEVATVWGAESLPAEPGMDVVAMLDAASTRGIDALLVAGVDPYDLPDPAAALKAFDNVGFLVSVEVRRSAITDLAHVVLPVAAAAEEDGSYMDWEGRVRTFSATLRQVGLSLPDHKVVGFLAREMGFSIGFDDAAGARAELTALSSWTGPRPAFSAPEAPAPAEREDGQYVLATWPYLLDNGRLQDGEPHLAGTARQARAYLSANALATLGAEPGTDVTVSSERGSITLPAAVADMPDHVVFLPTNSKGSAVRTDLAPGSGAVVKVEVTQ; from the coding sequence ATGACTGAGGCCCCGGTGCAGACCGACACCGTCACGCTGACCATCGACGGCGTCGAGGTCACCGTCCCGAAGAACACCCTCATCATCCGCGCGGCGGAGCAGATGGGCGTGCAGATCCCGCGCTTCTGCGACCACCCGCTGCTCGACCCGGTGGGCGCCTGCCGCCAGTGCATCGTCGACGTCGAGGGGCAGCGCAAGCCGCTGACCGCCTGCACGACGACCGTCGCCGACGGCATGGTCGTCCGTACGCAGATGACCTCCGACGTCGCCCGCAAGGCGCAGGAGGGCACGCTCGAGCTGCTGCTCATCAACCACCCGCTCGACTGCCCGATCTGCGACAAGGGCGGCGAGTGCCCCCTGCAGAACCAGACCCTCACGAACGGCCCTGGCGAGAGCCGCTTCGTCGACCAGAAGCGCACCTACCCCAAGCCGCTCGCCATCTCGTCGCAGGTGCTTCTCGACCGCGAGCGCTGCGTCCTCTGCGCGCGCTGCACGCGGTTCTCGCAGCAGATCGCGGGCGACCCGTTCATCGAGCTGTTCGAACGCGGCGCGCTGGAGCAGGTCGCGATCTACGCCGACGAGCCGTTCGAGTCGTACTTCTCCGGCAACACCGTGCAGATCTGCCCGGTCGGCGCGCTGACCGGCGCGTCGTACCGCTTCCGTGCCAGGCCGTTCGACCTCGTCTCGACGCCGGGCGCCTGCGAGCACTGCGCGAGCGGGTGCGCGATGCGCGTCGACGCGCGGCGCAACACCGTGCTGCGCCGCCTCGCCGGCAACGACCCGGACGTCAACGAGGAGTGGAACTGCGACAAGGGCCGCTGGGCGTTCACGTACGCCACGCAGCCCGACCGCCTCACGTCGCCGATGGTCCGCGAGGGCCACGCGCTGCGCGAGGCGTCGTGGGCCGAGGCGATCGAACGCGCCGCGCAGGGCCTGAAGGCGTCCCGCAGGTCGGGCGTCCTCACGGGCGGGCGGCTGAGCGTCGAGGACGCGTACGCCTACGCCAAGCTCGCGCGCCTCGGCCTGCGTACCAACAACGTCGACTTCCGCACCCGCGCGGGCTCCGCGGAGGAGGACGCGTTCCTTGCGAGCGAGATCGCGGGGAAGCCGCTCCACGTCACGTACGCCGACCTCGACGCCGCCCCCGCCGTCCTCCTCGCCGGCCTGGAGCCGGAGGAGGAGTCGCCGATCGTCTTCCTGCGGCTCCGCAAGGCCGCGCGCAAGAACGCCACCAAGGTCTACGCCGTCACGCCGATGGCGACCGAGAGCCTGCGCAAGATGTGGGCCACGCCGCTGCTCGCCGCGCCGGGCGAGGAGGCCGCGGTCCTCGCCGGCGCCGCCGAGCACCTGTCCGCGCCCGGCTCCGTGATCCTCGTCGGCGAACGTCTCGCGGCCTCGCCCGGCGCGCTCGCCGCCGCCGTCGCTCTCGCGCACTCGACGGGCGCCAAGCTCGGCTGGGTGCCGCGCCGTGCGGGCGACCGCGGGGCGCTCGACGTGGGCGCGTTCCCCTCGCTGCTGCCCGGCGGCCGGCCCGTCTCCGACGAGGCCGCCCGTGCCGAGGTCGCCACCGTCTGGGGCGCCGAGTCGCTGCCCGCCGAGCCCGGCATGGACGTCGTCGCGATGCTCGACGCCGCATCGACCCGCGGCATCGACGCGCTGCTCGTCGCGGGCGTCGACCCGTACGACCTGCCCGACCCCGCGGCCGCCCTGAAGGCGTTCGACAACGTCGGCTTCCTCGTCTCGGTCGAGGTGCGCCGCAGCGCGATCACCGACCTCGCGCACGTCGTCCTGCCGGTCGCCGCGGCGGCCGAGGAGGACGGGTCGTACATGGACTGGGAGGGCCGCGTCCGTACGTTCTCCGCCACGCTGCGCCAGGTCGGCCTCTCGCTGCCCGACCACAAGGTCGTCGGGTTCCTCGCCCGCGAGATGGGCTTCTCGATCGGCTTCGACGACGCGGCAGGCGCCCGCGCCGAGCTGACCGCGCTGTCGTCGTGGACCGGCCCCCGCCCCGCCTTCTCCGCGCCCGAGGCACCCGCGCCGGCCGAGCGCGAGGACGGCCAGTACGTCCTCGCGACGTGGCCGTACCTCCTCGACAACGGCCGCCTCCAGGACGGCGAGCCGCACCTCGCGGGGACGGCGCGGCAGGCGCGCGCGTACCTGTCCGCCAACGCGCTCGCGACGCTCGGCGCCGAGCCCGGCACCGACGTCACGGTGTCGTCGGAGCGCGGCTCGATCACGCTGCCGGCGGCCGTTGCCGACATGCCCGACCATGTCGTCTTCCTGCCGACCAACTCGAAGGGCTCCGCCGTCCGCACCGACCTCGCGCCCGGCTCCGGCGCCGTCGTCAAGGTGGAGGTCACGCAGTGA
- the nuoF gene encoding NADH-quinone oxidoreductase subunit NuoF, with protein MPVISGLTRRWNEHESWTLDTYERTDGYAALRKALAMEPDAIIQMVKDSGLRGRGGAGFPTGMKWGFIPQGDGKPHYVVVNADEGEPGTCKDAPLMMADPHSLIEGIVIASYAIRCNHAFIYLRGELVQAGRRLERAIAEAYAKGYLGKNVLGSGFDCELTLHRGAGAYICGEETALLDSLEGYRGQPRLRPPFPAIHGLYGAPTVVNNVETIASVPFIVNNGVDWFRQWGTEKSPGPKIFSVSGHVDKPGNYEVPLGTTARELIYDICGGIPGGRTLKAWTPGGSSTPMLTAEHLDTKLDFEGVGEAGSLLGTAAVMVMDDTTCMVKTVLRLTEFYAHESCGKCTPCREGTYWMVKVLERLENGKGTEADLQTLLDTCDNIFGRSFCALGDGATSPIVSTIKYFRDEYIAHVEQAGCPFKLERVPV; from the coding sequence ATGCCCGTCATCTCCGGCCTCACGCGCCGCTGGAACGAGCACGAGTCGTGGACGCTCGACACGTACGAGCGCACCGACGGCTACGCGGCGCTCCGCAAGGCGCTCGCGATGGAGCCCGACGCGATCATCCAGATGGTCAAGGACTCCGGCCTGCGCGGCCGCGGCGGCGCCGGCTTCCCGACCGGCATGAAGTGGGGCTTCATCCCGCAGGGCGACGGCAAGCCGCACTACGTCGTCGTCAACGCCGACGAGGGCGAGCCAGGCACGTGCAAGGACGCGCCGCTGATGATGGCCGACCCGCACTCGCTCATCGAGGGCATCGTCATCGCGTCGTACGCCATCCGCTGCAACCACGCGTTCATCTACCTGCGCGGCGAGCTGGTGCAGGCCGGCCGCCGCCTCGAACGCGCCATCGCCGAGGCGTACGCCAAGGGCTACCTCGGCAAGAACGTCCTCGGCTCCGGCTTCGACTGCGAGCTGACGCTGCACCGCGGCGCGGGCGCGTACATCTGCGGCGAGGAGACGGCGCTGCTCGACTCGCTGGAGGGCTACCGCGGGCAGCCGCGGCTGCGCCCGCCGTTCCCCGCGATCCACGGCCTGTACGGCGCGCCGACGGTCGTCAACAACGTCGAGACGATCGCCTCGGTGCCGTTCATCGTGAACAACGGGGTGGACTGGTTCCGCCAGTGGGGCACCGAGAAGTCGCCGGGCCCGAAGATCTTCAGCGTGTCCGGGCACGTCGACAAGCCCGGCAACTACGAGGTCCCGCTCGGCACCACCGCGCGCGAGCTCATCTACGACATCTGCGGCGGCATCCCCGGCGGCCGCACGCTGAAGGCGTGGACGCCAGGCGGGTCGAGCACGCCGATGCTCACCGCGGAGCACCTCGACACCAAGCTCGACTTCGAGGGCGTCGGCGAGGCCGGCTCGCTGCTCGGCACCGCGGCCGTCATGGTCATGGACGACACGACGTGCATGGTCAAGACGGTGCTGCGGCTGACGGAGTTCTACGCGCACGAGTCCTGCGGCAAGTGCACGCCCTGCCGCGAGGGCACGTACTGGATGGTCAAGGTCCTCGAACGCCTCGAGAACGGCAAGGGCACCGAGGCCGACCTGCAGACGCTGCTCGACACCTGCGACAACATCTTCGGCCGGTCGTTCTGCGCGCTCGGCGACGGCGCGACCTCGCCGATCGTGTCGACGATCAAGTACTTCCGCGACGAGTACATCGCCCACGTCGAGCAGGCCGGCTGCCCGTTCAAGCTGGAACGAGTCCCGGTATGA
- the nuoE gene encoding NADH-quinone oxidoreductase subunit NuoE, with translation MTLPHTLREQALAIVARYPKPRSALLPMLHLVQSEEGYVSSEGVALCADVLGLTKAEVGAVATFYTMYKRRPCGDWLVSVCTNLSCQLRGGEEIYERLSEKLGLHHDETDAEGTFTLEHAECLAACDFAPVVTVNYEFFDNQTVASAERIVDDLARGDRPMPTRGEALKTFKEIERELAGFSGSEA, from the coding sequence GTGACGCTGCCACACACCCTGCGCGAGCAGGCGCTCGCGATCGTCGCGCGCTACCCGAAGCCGCGCTCCGCGCTGCTCCCGATGCTCCACCTCGTGCAGTCCGAGGAGGGGTACGTCTCCAGCGAGGGCGTCGCGCTCTGCGCCGACGTGCTCGGGCTGACGAAGGCCGAGGTCGGCGCGGTCGCGACGTTCTACACGATGTACAAGCGCCGCCCCTGCGGCGACTGGCTGGTCTCCGTCTGCACCAACCTCTCCTGCCAGCTCCGCGGCGGCGAGGAGATCTACGAGCGCCTCTCGGAGAAGCTCGGCCTCCATCACGACGAGACCGACGCGGAGGGGACGTTCACCCTGGAGCACGCCGAGTGCCTGGCGGCCTGCGACTTCGCGCCGGTCGTCACGGTCAACTACGAGTTCTTCGACAACCAGACCGTCGCGTCGGCGGAGCGGATCGTGGACGACCTCGCGCGCGGTGACCGGCCGATGCCGACCCGCGGCGAGGCGCTGAAGACCTTCAAGGAGATCGAGCGCGAGCTCGCCGGGTTCAGCGGGAGCGAGGCCTGA
- a CDS encoding NADH-quinone oxidoreductase subunit D, producing MSHDLYAGPGETTDAKVINVGGQDWDEVIAATQDGTDDRMTVNMGPQHPSTHGVLRLVLELEGETVISCKPVIGYLHTGIEKTTEYRNWVQGVTLVTRMDYLSNMFNETAYCLAVEKLLGIEVPERATVIRVLMMELERIASHLVWLATTGLELGALSIMLYGWRERELILDIKEMVSGLRMNNAYVRPGGLAVDLAPGTEQKIRSFLELMPGRLDEYEDLLTGNPIWQKRTQGVGYLDLTGCVALGVTGPIMRSAGYAWDLRKTEPYCGYETYDFDVPVRDDCDVWARYKVRMDEMRESLKIVAQALDRLRPGPVMVADRKIAWPAQLALGGDGLGNSLDHVKHIMADSMEALIHHFKLVTEGFRVPAGQVYVPVESPRGELGYHVVADGSNRPFRVHVRDASFVNLQAAPAMTEGGLIADVIAAVASIDPVMGGVDR from the coding sequence ATGAGCCACGACCTGTACGCCGGGCCCGGCGAGACGACCGACGCCAAGGTGATCAACGTCGGCGGCCAGGACTGGGACGAGGTCATCGCCGCGACCCAGGACGGCACCGACGACCGCATGACGGTCAACATGGGCCCGCAGCACCCCTCGACGCACGGCGTACTCCGCCTCGTGCTGGAGCTCGAGGGCGAGACCGTCATCAGCTGCAAGCCGGTCATCGGCTACCTGCACACCGGCATCGAGAAGACCACTGAGTACCGCAACTGGGTGCAGGGCGTCACGCTCGTCACGCGCATGGACTACCTGTCCAACATGTTCAACGAGACGGCGTACTGCCTCGCGGTCGAGAAGCTGCTCGGCATCGAGGTGCCGGAGCGCGCCACCGTCATCCGCGTCCTCATGATGGAGCTGGAGCGGATCGCATCGCACCTGGTCTGGCTCGCGACGACCGGCCTGGAGCTCGGCGCGCTGTCGATCATGCTGTACGGCTGGCGCGAGCGTGAGCTCATCCTCGACATCAAGGAGATGGTGTCGGGGCTGCGCATGAACAACGCGTACGTCCGCCCCGGCGGCCTCGCCGTGGACCTCGCGCCGGGGACCGAGCAGAAGATCCGCTCGTTCCTGGAGCTCATGCCGGGGCGCCTCGACGAGTACGAGGACCTCCTCACCGGCAACCCGATCTGGCAGAAGCGCACCCAGGGCGTCGGCTACCTCGACCTCACGGGCTGCGTCGCGCTCGGCGTCACCGGCCCGATCATGCGCTCGGCCGGCTACGCCTGGGACCTGCGCAAGACCGAGCCGTACTGCGGCTACGAGACGTACGACTTCGATGTCCCTGTCCGCGACGACTGCGACGTCTGGGCGCGCTACAAGGTCCGCATGGACGAGATGCGCGAGTCGCTGAAGATCGTGGCGCAGGCGCTCGACAGGCTGCGTCCTGGCCCGGTCATGGTCGCCGACCGCAAGATCGCCTGGCCCGCGCAGCTGGCGCTCGGCGGCGACGGGCTCGGCAACTCCCTCGACCACGTCAAGCACATCATGGCCGACTCGATGGAGGCCTTGATCCACCACTTCAAGCTCGTCACGGAGGGCTTCCGCGTGCCCGCGGGTCAGGTCTACGTCCCCGTCGAGTCGCCGCGCGGCGAACTCGGCTACCACGTCGTCGCCGACGGCTCGAACCGCCCGTTCCGCGTGCACGTGCGCGACGCGTCGTTCGTCAACCTGCAGGCCGCGCCGGCGATGACCGAGGGCGGCCTCATCGCCGACGTCATCGCCGCGGTCGCCTCCATCGACCCGGTCATGGGCGGAGTCGACCGGTGA
- a CDS encoding NADH-quinone oxidoreductase subunit C, which yields MTVSRDATSGMPRHTTSPRVREDESPAEAYTRIADLVRERLPDVVENAVQDRGELTLHVDRDRLLDVLTLLRDHHDLRFELLSSVSGVDYLNHPGLADDRRLHSVYHLTSLTFRRRIRVEVAVTVEDPHVPSAVSVYPTADWHERETWDFFGIVYDGHPGLTRIEMPDDWEGHPQRKDYPLGGIPVEYKGAEIPPPEDRRAWA from the coding sequence ATGACCGTGTCCAGGGACGCGACCTCGGGGATGCCGAGGCACACGACGTCGCCGCGCGTGCGCGAGGACGAGTCGCCGGCGGAGGCGTACACCCGCATCGCCGACCTCGTCCGCGAGCGCCTCCCCGACGTCGTCGAGAACGCCGTGCAGGACCGCGGCGAGCTGACGCTGCACGTCGACAGGGACCGGCTGCTCGACGTGCTGACGCTGCTGCGCGACCACCACGACCTGCGGTTCGAGCTGCTGTCGAGCGTGAGCGGCGTCGACTACCTCAACCATCCGGGTCTCGCCGACGATCGCAGGCTGCACTCCGTCTACCACCTGACGTCGCTGACGTTCCGCCGCCGCATCCGCGTCGAGGTCGCCGTCACCGTCGAGGACCCGCACGTGCCGAGCGCCGTGTCCGTCTACCCGACGGCCGACTGGCACGAGCGCGAGACGTGGGACTTCTTCGGCATCGTCTACGACGGCCACCCAGGGCTGACGCGCATCGAGATGCCGGACGACTGGGAGGGCCACCCCCAGCGCAAGGACTACCCGCTCGGCGGCATCCCCGTGGAGTACAAGGGCGCCGAGATCCCGCCCCCGGAAGACCGCAGGGCGTGGGCATGA
- a CDS encoding NADH-quinone oxidoreductase subunit A, with amino-acid sequence MLEQYLPVLVLFVLALLFAIFSVIAGAVIGPKRYNKAKEAPYESGIDVEPIPKSTRFPIKFYLTAMLFIIFDIEIVLLYPWAVAFSRFSGWFGLLEMVLFLLTVFVAYAYVWRRGGLEWD; translated from the coding sequence ATACTCGAGCAGTACCTGCCGGTCCTCGTCCTCTTCGTGCTCGCGCTGCTGTTCGCGATCTTCTCCGTGATCGCCGGCGCCGTGATCGGGCCGAAGCGCTACAACAAGGCCAAGGAAGCGCCGTACGAGTCGGGCATCGACGTCGAGCCGATCCCGAAGAGCACGCGGTTCCCGATCAAGTTCTACCTGACGGCGATGCTCTTCATCATCTTCGACATCGAGATCGTCCTCCTCTACCCGTGGGCCGTGGCGTTCTCGCGCTTCAGTGGCTGGTTCGGGCTGCTGGAGATGGTCCTCTTCCTGCTCACCGTGTTCGTGGCGTACGCGTACGTCTGGCGCCGTGGAGGCCTCGAGTGGGACTAG
- a CDS encoding geranylgeranyl reductase family protein — protein sequence MTPTRTTDADVIVVGAGPGGSATAYHLAQAGLDVLLLEKSAFPREKVCGDGLTPRAVKSLISMGVDVTGPGWMRNEGLRIIGGKCRLELRWPELATYPDFGLVRTRLDFDEILARTAQKAGARLQELTEVTGPVLDDAGRITGVTARRVPEDPRERHTSEEQTYTARLVIAADGVSGRLPLSMGLAKRDDRPMGVAVRRYYTSPRTNDNYLESWLELWQGDTLLPGYGWIFPVGDGTSNVGLGLLNTSEAFQGTNYRALLASWLKGMPEEWGFTEENAVGKVQGGALPMGFNRQPHYTRGLMLVGDAGGVVNPFNGEGIAYAMETGELAAEIATHGLRRGDERVLHRYNTELKARYGGYYTLGRIFVHAIGNPQVMKYATKYGLPRPTLMRFTLKLLANLTDPRGGDAMDRVINAMSKLAPAA from the coding sequence ATGACGCCGACGCGCACGACGGACGCGGACGTCATCGTCGTCGGCGCGGGCCCGGGCGGCTCGGCCACGGCGTACCACCTCGCGCAGGCCGGCCTCGACGTCCTGCTGCTGGAGAAGAGCGCGTTCCCCCGCGAGAAGGTCTGCGGCGACGGCCTCACGCCGCGCGCCGTCAAGTCCCTCATCTCGATGGGTGTCGACGTGACCGGCCCCGGCTGGATGCGCAACGAGGGCCTGCGCATCATCGGCGGCAAGTGCCGGCTGGAGCTGCGCTGGCCGGAGCTCGCGACGTACCCCGACTTCGGCCTGGTCCGCACGCGACTCGACTTCGACGAGATCCTCGCCCGCACCGCGCAGAAGGCCGGCGCACGGCTGCAGGAGCTCACCGAGGTCACCGGCCCGGTCCTCGACGACGCCGGCCGGATCACGGGCGTCACAGCGAGACGTGTCCCGGAAGACCCGCGCGAACGCCACACCAGCGAGGAGCAGACGTACACCGCCCGCCTCGTCATCGCGGCCGACGGCGTCTCCGGCAGGCTCCCGCTCTCCATGGGCCTCGCCAAGCGCGACGACCGCCCGATGGGCGTGGCCGTACGCCGCTACTACACGAGCCCCCGCACCAACGACAACTACCTCGAAAGCTGGCTGGAGCTCTGGCAGGGCGACACGCTGCTGCCCGGCTACGGCTGGATCTTTCCGGTCGGCGACGGCACCTCCAACGTCGGCCTCGGCCTGCTCAACACGTCCGAGGCGTTCCAGGGCACCAACTACCGCGCGCTCCTGGCCTCCTGGCTCAAAGGCATGCCGGAGGAGTGGGGCTTCACCGAGGAGAACGCCGTCGGCAAGGTCCAGGGCGGCGCGCTCCCCATGGGCTTCAACCGCCAGCCGCACTACACCCGCGGCCTCATGCTCGTCGGCGACGCCGGCGGGGTCGTCAACCCGTTCAACGGCGAGGGCATCGCGTACGCCATGGAGACCGGCGAGCTCGCCGCGGAGATCGCGACGCACGGGCTCCGGCGCGGCGACGAGCGCGTACTCCACCGCTACAACACCGAGCTCAAGGCCCGCTACGGCGGCTACTACACGCTCGGCCGGATCTTCGTGCACGCCATCGGCAACCCCCAGGTCATGAAGTACGCCACCAAGTACGGCCTGCCGCGCCCGACGTTGATGCGCTTCACGCTCAAGCTGCTCGCCAACCTCACCGACCCGCGCGGCGGCGACGCCATGGACAGGGTCATCAACGCCATGAGCAAGCTGGCCCCCGCCGCCTGA
- a CDS encoding demethylmenaquinone methyltransferase — protein sequence MTRADLGKQPHDVAAMFDDVAPRYDLTNAVLSLGQDRSWRRATAAAVGAKPGERVLDLAAGTGTSSVALAASGADVVACDFSLGMLRVGVRRNEHPRVSYVAGDGLRLPFADASFDAVTISFGLRNLHDLDAGLRELARVTKPGGRLVVCEFSHPTWAPFRAVYVDYLMRALPAIATKVSSNPEAYVYLAESIRAWPDQRALALRIGENGWRNVAWRDRTGGIVAIHRARRP from the coding sequence GTGACCCGCGCCGACCTGGGCAAGCAGCCGCACGACGTGGCGGCGATGTTCGACGACGTCGCGCCGCGCTACGACCTCACCAACGCCGTCCTCTCCCTGGGCCAGGACCGCTCGTGGCGGCGCGCGACGGCCGCCGCGGTCGGCGCCAAGCCGGGGGAGCGCGTGCTCGACCTCGCCGCCGGCACGGGCACGTCGTCGGTCGCGCTGGCGGCCTCCGGCGCGGACGTCGTCGCGTGCGACTTCAGCCTCGGCATGCTGCGCGTCGGCGTGCGGCGCAACGAGCACCCGCGCGTCTCGTACGTCGCGGGCGACGGGCTGCGGCTGCCGTTCGCGGACGCGTCGTTCGACGCGGTGACGATCTCGTTCGGGCTGCGCAACCTGCACGACCTCGACGCCGGCCTGCGCGAGCTGGCCCGCGTCACGAAGCCGGGCGGGCGGCTCGTGGTGTGCGAGTTCAGCCACCCGACGTGGGCGCCGTTCCGCGCGGTGTACGTCGACTACCTCATGCGCGCGCTGCCCGCGATCGCCACGAAGGTCAGCAGCAACCCCGAGGCGTACGTCTACCTGGCCGAGTCGATCAGGGCCTGGCCCGACCAGCGCGCGCTCGCCCTGCGGATCGGGGAGAACGGCTGGCGCAACGTCGCGTGGCGCGACCGCACCGGCGGCATCGTCGCGATCCACCGCGCCCGCCGTCCTTAG